The Acinonyx jubatus isolate Ajub_Pintada_27869175 chromosome E3, VMU_Ajub_asm_v1.0, whole genome shotgun sequence genome has a window encoding:
- the BCKDK gene encoding 3-methyl-2-oxobutanoate dehydrogenase [lipoamide] kinase, mitochondrial isoform X1, with protein MILASVLGSGPRSGPPLRPLLGPALSLRARSTSATDTHHVEMARERSKTVTSFYNQSAIDVAAEKPSVRLTPTMMLYSGRSQDGSHLLKSARYLQQELPVRIAHRIKGFRSLPFIIGCNPTILHVHELYIRAFQKLTDFPPIKDQADEARYCQLVRQLLDDHKDVVTLLAEGLRESRKHIEDEKLVRYFLDKTLTSRLGIRMLATHHLALHEDKPDFVGIICTRLSPKKIIEKWVDFARRLCEHKYGNAPRVRINGHVAARFPFIPMPLDYILPELLKNAMRATMESHLDTPYNVPDVVITIANNDIDLVIRISDRGGGIAHKDLDRVMDYHFTTAEASTQDPRISPLFGHLDMHSGGQSGPMHGFGFGLPTSRAYAEYLGGSLRLQSLQGIGTDVYLRLRHIDGREESFRI; from the exons ATGATATTGGCGTCCGTGCTGGGGAGTGGTCCCCGGAGCGGGCCTCCACTCCGGCCCTTACTGGGGCCTGCACTGTCGCTCCGGGCCCGCTCCACATCAGCCACCGATACGCACCACGTGGAGATGGCACGGGAGCGCTCCAAGACTGTCACCTCCTTTTACAATCAGTCGGCCATCGATGTGGCAGCGGAGAAG CCCTCAGTCCGCCTCACTCCAACCATGATGCTCTATTCAGGCCGCTCTCAGGACGGCAGCCACCTCCTG aAAAGTGCCCGGTATTTGCAGCAAGAGTTGCCAGTGAGGATCGCTCACCGCATCAAAGGTTTTCGTAGCCTTCCTTTTATCATTGGCTGCAACCCCACCATATTACACGTG CACGAGTTGTACATCCGTGCCTTCCAGAAGCTGACAGACTTCCCTCCG ATCAAGGACCAGGCGGATGAGGCCCGGTACTGCCAGCTGGTGCGACAGCTGCTGGACGACCACAAGGATGTGGTGACCCTCTTGGCTGAGGGCCTGCGTGAGAGCCGGAAGCACATAGAG GATGAGAAGCTTGTCCGCTACTTCTTGGACAAGACACTGACTTCAAGGCTTGGGATCCGTATGTTGGCCACACATCATCTGGCGCTGCATGAGGACAAG CCCGACTTTGTTGGCATCATCTGCACTCGCCTGTCGCCAAAGAAGATTATTGAAAAGTGGGTGGACTTTGCCAG ACGCCTGTGTGAGCACAAGTATGGCAATGCCCCCCGCGTCCGCATCAATGGACATGTGGCTGCCCGTTTCCCCTTCATCCCTATGCCACTGGACTACATCCTGCCTGAGCTCCTCAAGAATGCCATGAG AGCTACGATGGAGAGTCACCTAGATACTCCCTACAATGTCCCAGATGTGGTCATTACCATCGCCAACAATGATATCGATCTCGTCATCAG GATTTCAGACCGGGGCGGGGGAATCGCTCACAAAGACCTGGATCGGGTTATGGACTACCACTTCACTACAGCTGAGGCCAGCACCCAGGACCCCCGGATCAGCCCCCTTTTTGGCCACCTGGACATGCACAGTGGTGGCCAGTCAGGGCCCATGCACGG CTTCGGCTTTGGGCTGCCAACCTCACGGGCCTACGCAGAGTACCTCGGTGGTTCCCTTCGGCTGCAGTCCCTGCAGGGCATTGGCACAGATGTCTACTTGCGGCTCCGTCACATCGATGGCCGAGAGGAAAGCTTCCGCATCTGA
- the BCKDK gene encoding 3-methyl-2-oxobutanoate dehydrogenase [lipoamide] kinase, mitochondrial isoform X2, with product MILASVLGSGPRSGPPLRPLLGPALSLRARSTSATDTHHVEMARERSKTVTSFYNQSAIDVAAEKPSVRLTPTMMLYSGRSQDGSHLLKSARYLQQELPVRIAHRIKGFRSLPFIIGCNPTILHVHELYIRAFQKLTDFPPIKDQADEARYCQLVRQLLDDHKDVVTLLAEGLRESRKHIEDEKLVRYFLDKTLTSRLGIRMLATHHLALHEDKPDFVGIICTRLSPKKIIEKWVDFARRLCEHKYGNAPRVRINGHVAARFPFIPMPLDYILPELLKNAMRATMESHLDTPYNVPDVVITIANNDIDLVISFGFGLPTSRAYAEYLGGSLRLQSLQGIGTDVYLRLRHIDGREESFRI from the exons ATGATATTGGCGTCCGTGCTGGGGAGTGGTCCCCGGAGCGGGCCTCCACTCCGGCCCTTACTGGGGCCTGCACTGTCGCTCCGGGCCCGCTCCACATCAGCCACCGATACGCACCACGTGGAGATGGCACGGGAGCGCTCCAAGACTGTCACCTCCTTTTACAATCAGTCGGCCATCGATGTGGCAGCGGAGAAG CCCTCAGTCCGCCTCACTCCAACCATGATGCTCTATTCAGGCCGCTCTCAGGACGGCAGCCACCTCCTG aAAAGTGCCCGGTATTTGCAGCAAGAGTTGCCAGTGAGGATCGCTCACCGCATCAAAGGTTTTCGTAGCCTTCCTTTTATCATTGGCTGCAACCCCACCATATTACACGTG CACGAGTTGTACATCCGTGCCTTCCAGAAGCTGACAGACTTCCCTCCG ATCAAGGACCAGGCGGATGAGGCCCGGTACTGCCAGCTGGTGCGACAGCTGCTGGACGACCACAAGGATGTGGTGACCCTCTTGGCTGAGGGCCTGCGTGAGAGCCGGAAGCACATAGAG GATGAGAAGCTTGTCCGCTACTTCTTGGACAAGACACTGACTTCAAGGCTTGGGATCCGTATGTTGGCCACACATCATCTGGCGCTGCATGAGGACAAG CCCGACTTTGTTGGCATCATCTGCACTCGCCTGTCGCCAAAGAAGATTATTGAAAAGTGGGTGGACTTTGCCAG ACGCCTGTGTGAGCACAAGTATGGCAATGCCCCCCGCGTCCGCATCAATGGACATGTGGCTGCCCGTTTCCCCTTCATCCCTATGCCACTGGACTACATCCTGCCTGAGCTCCTCAAGAATGCCATGAG AGCTACGATGGAGAGTCACCTAGATACTCCCTACAATGTCCCAGATGTGGTCATTACCATCGCCAACAATGATATCGATCTCGTCATCAG CTTCGGCTTTGGGCTGCCAACCTCACGGGCCTACGCAGAGTACCTCGGTGGTTCCCTTCGGCTGCAGTCCCTGCAGGGCATTGGCACAGATGTCTACTTGCGGCTCCGTCACATCGATGGCCGAGAGGAAAGCTTCCGCATCTGA